The Rhodohalobacter barkolensis genome includes the window GCTCCACCTGCTTTCACAATTTTTTCGGCGCCAATTCTTTTTGCAATGTAGATAATCGACTCCGGAATATTTCCGTTTTTATCCGGCGGTGTGGCAATAACTATGGTTTTGCAGCCGGCTACCATGGCGGGAACGCCGAGCATCATGGCTGTTGACGGGAGCGGTGCAGTTCCTCCCGGTATGTAAAGGCCAACACGTTCAATCGGTTTAGCAACTCTCCTGCAAACAACACCCGGCATGGTTTCCACTTCCAGGTCCATTGAGTTCTGATGCTTATGAAACAGAAAAATATTATTGAGTGCCTGATCGATCGCAGCCTGAACTTTTGGCTCAAGCTCAACGGTAGCTTCATCTGGATTGAGAGTGATCTCATCCAGGTCAACCCCATCAAACTTGCTGGTGTATTTCCGGATGGCTTCGTCACCGCCTTTTTCTACATCATCCAGGATCGGCTGAACCTGACCAAAGACCGAAGTAAAATCCATCTTAGGGCGCTTACAGAGCTTCTCAATATCTGTATCAGTCAGGTTTTTGAGTAAGTAATTTTTCATGATTTTAACATTCAGTTTTTTCAAGACTCAAGACTCAAGACTCAAGACTCATATCTCAAATCTCATATCTATTCATCAAGCAATCATCGATTCAATGGGCAAGACAACAATGCCGGTCGCGCCTGCATCTTTGAGGTTTTCCATCAGATCCCAAAAAGTAGTAATTGTAATTACGGTGTGAATGGCTACCATTCCGTTATCGGCCAGAGGCATTACAGTCGGGCTCTTTAAAGACGGAATAATGTCTTTGATCTCATCAACGGCTGATTCCGGTGCATTCATCATAATATACCGGCTTTTCTCAGCTTTTTGATACCCCTCAATCCTCTGCAGGAATTTCTCGATCAGCGCCTGTTTCCCTTCAGAAAGTGGCTTGTTAGTTTTAACTAATTGCGTTTCCGAATCAAATATCGTTTCAAGTTCCTGCAGCCCGTTTGCTTTTAATGTTCCGCCTGTGGAAACCAAATCAGTGATGACATCGGCTATCTCAAGACGAGGGGCAATTTCAACAGAACCTGAGAGTGTAACGATATCAGCCGACAGCCCCTTGCTTTCAAGAAATTTACGGGTTAATACCGGGTAGCTAGTTGCAATTCTTTTGCCATTCAGATCTGCTGCCGACTGAATGTCACCGGCTTTTGGAGCTGCAATAGATAGTCGGCAAACCCCGTAATCAAGACCACGCAAAATAGTGACGTCCGCTTCATCTTCGGCCACGGTATTCGCTCCAACAAAACCAAGATCACAAACTCCATCTTCTACATATTCGGGAATATCGTCATCCCGGATCAACAGAAGTTCTACGTCAAAATTTCGGCATTTAACCAATAGGCTTCGTTTGTAGTCATCAAACTTTAATCCGATCCCTTCCAGCAGGTTAAGTGTTTTGTCGGTTAGCCGTCCGCTTTTTTGAACAGCAATGCGCAGTGAGGTGGATGAATCCAGGGTTCTCATAGTGAAAGTATTAATGTTTAAAATTCAATTGGAAAATGTGAAAATGGGTTAGAACTGTGCGAAATCGTGAGAAGAAAACGGTTAGTGATGGTGATGCACAGAATGCCCGTGACTTCCGGTATGGAAGTGGTGGTGGGAAGAGATATAGATAATTTGTTTTTTCACAGTCCAAAATTATGCATTTCAATGTTAGGATGCCAAGAATATTGTAAAACAGAAAAAATGTGGCTGATCATTCCTTGGGAAGCATAAAAAAACCCGACCTCAATAAAGAGATCGGGTTTTAGAATTTTCAAGCTGATTTTGTAGTTACTCACCGCCGGCAGCTTCCAGAGATACAGTATCAATCACTGTTGTGTCTGGAGCGGATACTTCAATGTTTGAGATTACGGTCGAATTGAAATCTTCACTGCTTGGTTTCACTGAAATCTGGTATGATCCGGATTGCAAACCGATGATAAGGAAGTCTCCTTCGTCGGAAGCCTGGGTACCGCCTAATGTGTCATCATCAGATATGGCATAAACCCACGGAAGAGCTTCTGCAGGCTCTATGGCCCCACCGATTGCCCCTGTTTGTGCAAGGTTAACGGCTTTGATCACTGGTTTTAAGTTGAATCTTCCGGAGTTCCCCGCTTTCACAATCGATCGCGAAGCATCAAAATCAAGCAGAAGTGTGTAGGAGCTGCCGCCCTCTATCTCTGCATCGAGTTGTAATTTTAGTCCGGATTGCTGAGCACTTGGTGTAGATAAGTGGTGAGTTTCGCCATTGATAACCAACTCATTTTGATCGCCCAGAATGAGCCGCATTTGGTTATAGGAGCCGGGTTCCAGTTCAGCCTCACCCAATATTTCATAGTTTCCATTTGTGAGTTCAAGCAGGTTTAAACGAACAGGCTGATCATTAATGGTTCTCCATCCATTATCTTCTTCTTCGGCATCGGACTGTTTGTGCACGCGCACTTCCTGAACATCAATCCAAACCTCTTCATAATCACCCGGTGCATCGGTTAACAGCACTTTCATTGTGCCTGGCTCGTTCGATAGATCGCTGGATAAATCGCAGGATGCGAACAGAAATATTCCCGCAATTATCATAGATATTGTACTTAGTAATCTCATCTTTTTACTCTCAATTTTGTTTGTATTTTGACGTCGGTTCAGTCTATTTTAGGTTCTCTTTATAAAAAATGTTCCATTTGTCGATATAGTTTCATCGTTTGAAACTGAAATTTAATCTTGAAAAACAATAAAATGAAGACGATAGCTCAATTAACGTATATACCTCTTTACTCTGAACATCCAAAAGAACAGGTTCAGGATTTACTCGAATTTGTAGCTCAGCATGATGTTGAGGTAGATGTAAACTATCTGTCAACAAGTATAAAAGGCGATACCGACATTGTATTTGAAGTGATTCGTGAAGTATACGATTCAATGACGCTCGAAGGCCAGAAGTTCAGATTTCATGTTGAGCTATTAAGTCCTACGGCTGAATAGATAATTTTCGGTAGTAGTAGGTTTTTTTAGCCATCAAACCAAAGCCGTTTCAGGGTTCATGTCTTAGGTTATATTTGTTGTATGTTCAAAATGCCGGAGAGAGACATATAACAATTAAATGCAATGACCGTTTAAGCTTTGTATATTTAGGGCTGATTAATTTTTAGCATTTTCTATCCATCTGTATGAATAACATTCGCAATTTTTGCATTATCGCACACATTGATCACGGTAAATCCACGCTGGCCGACCGTCTGCTTGAACGGACAGGAACTATCAGCGAAAGAGAGATGCAGGAGCAGGTTCTGGATGATATGGATCTGGAACGTGAGCGTGGCATTACGATTAAAAGTCATGCCATACGAATGGATTATATACGGCCGAATGATGAGGTCTATACATTCAATTTAATTGATACTCCCGGTCACGTGGATTTCGCTTATGAGGTATCCCGTGCGCTCAAGGCATGTGAAGGTGCACTTCTTGTAGTAGATGCGGCCCAGGGGATTGAAGCTCAAACAATTTCTAATCTCTATCAGGCGATTGATCAAAATCTGGAAATTGTACCCGTTCTGAATAAAATTGATTTACCCGGTGCCGATCCCGAAGGAGTAGGGCAGCAAATTGTAGACCTGATCGGTTGTGATCCGGATGAAATTATTAAAGTATCCGGCAAGACAGGTGAGGGAGTTGATGGACTTCTTGAGGCCATAGTTGAACGGATTCCGGGTCCTACCCGGGAAGAAGACAAACCATTGAAAGCCCTTATTTTCGACTCAATATTTAACACCTACAGGGGATCCATTGCCTACGTTAGGGTGATGGAAGGCACGCTCAAAAAAGGTGATCCTATTCTTTTCATGGCAACCGGAAAAGAGTATGATGCTGAAGAGATTGGCTATCTGAAATTGAAAAAAGAGCCGGTGAAAGAGCTGAAGGCCGGAGACGTGGGATATGTAATTGGGAGTGTGAAATCTCTGCAGGATGCAAAGGTGGGTGATACCATTACTCATCAGAAGAAGCGGGCCGAGAAAGCCATTCCGGGTTATAAAGAAGTGAAGCCAATGGTTTTTAGCGGAATTTTCCCAACCAGTTCCGAAGATTTTGAAGATCTGCGAGCTGCACTTGAGAAATTACAACTAAATGATGCGTCGCTGACCTATCAACCGGAGACATCTAAAGCGCTTGGATTTGGGTTCCGTGCAGGATTCCTCGGATTGCTTCATATGGAAATTGTTCAGGAGCGTCTCGACAGAGAATTCAATATCGATATCATCACCACCGTACCCAACGTTCAGTACGAAGTAGATACCGAGGAAGGAAATCGTATTGAGGTGGATAACCCAAGTGATATGCCGGCCGCCGGAGATATCGAAAAAGTTTGGGAGCCATACATTAAAGCAAGTATAATAACACCGGCTGAGTTTATCGGGCCGATAATGAAGCTATGCCAGGAGCGTCGCGGTGTGTATGTGAATCAACACTTTATGCAAAATAACCGTGTTGAGATTACCTATGAACTTCCAATGGCCGAAGTGGTATTTGATTTTTACGATAAGCTCAAGAGCGGAACCCGCGGATATGCATCTTTAGACTATGAATTTATTGAATACCGTAAAGGTGACTTGGTGCGTTTAGATATTTTATTAAACGGGGAACCTGTGGATGCACTCTCAAGTATAACCCACAGAGATAAAGCCTATTATCAAGGCAGAAAAGTGTGCGCTAAGCTGAAGGAGTTGATACCCCGGCAACAGTTTGAAGTGGCTGTACAAGCTGCCATCGGTTCGCGCGTTATAGCCCGTGATACAATCCGTGCACTGCGTAAAGATGTTACGGCTAAATGCTATGGCGGTGACATCTCCCGTAAACGAAAATTGATTGAAAAACAGAAGGAAGGTAAAAAGCGAATGAAGCAGGTTGGTTCTGTGGATATTCCTCAGGAAGCCTTTCTTGCCGTTTTATCTATGGACGACGAAGATTAACACAGATTTCTATGAAAAAAATTATTTTAGTTCTTTTCCTCGCACTTCTTAGTGTTGACGTTTATGCTCAATTTGAGGATCCTGAAATCCGGAAGGTAGATCACTCCGAAAGAGCTCAGTTCGAGGATCGTTTTGCTGATATCAGCTGGACCGGACAGGGGCTTTACAATCCTATCACAATCGACAGAATTCCTACAGTAGAACTACGCTCAAGATTGCAGGCTGTATTTGGCGACCCGACACAGAAGATCGGAGATTTGATAAACGAGCGAAACTTCAGACCGGCAAAAGCTGTACAGTTCGAGTATTGGTTTATTATTGACGGAGAGATGCCGTTGATGATTCTGGATCTGGATGGCCCATTTGAGAATGGGTTGGTTTATGTAGGGGCGAGTCGCTACATCGATATGATGCCTCAGGTGAAGCGAATATTAAACCGAATGCTCATGAATGAAGCAGGCGATTTAGAATCTTTCAGTGATTATTTTTACTCTCCTGAAAGGGATCAATGGTATCTGGTGGAGTATCAGGATGGTGAATTTGCGCACGAAGCTATAGACAGACCAAGTAATTTCAATTAATACAGTAAAAACCGTTGGCAAGAAGAAAAGAATCTAAAAAAAAATCCCGTTTTTGGGAAAGTTCAAAAAAATCCGATAAAGAAAACCCAATGGACGCGAAAGCCAAACATTGGGCAAGAGAGTGGCTGGATGCATTCCTATGGGCGGCAATTGCAGCGATTATTTTACGAACGTTTTTCTTTGGGGCGTACAGAATTCCTACTCCGAGTATGGAGAAAACCCTTCTAACCGGTGATTTTTTGATCGTGACCAAACTTGCCTACGGTCCGCGTACACCGATGACTCTGTCGATCCCGTTTACGGATATCTATCTGCCGGGAGTCAATTTGCCATGGACTCGAATTCCGGGTTATTCCGAGATTGATCGTAATGATATTGTCGTTTTCAACTATCCGGTGGATATTGGTCCGGTTTCAACGAAAACCAATTATATCAAACGGGCTGTCGGGGTTCCGGGCGACAGGCTGAAAATTGAGGAAAAGCTTCTTTATGTAAATGGTGAGCCGGCAGAGTCGTACGATACATTAATGTACAACTACAGGGTTCAAACCCGCGAAAGGATCAGGCTGAGCCCTGCTAAAGTTCGGGAAGCCGGAGGTGATATACTTCAGTCCAACAATGGTACTTCCATCATAAATATGACGCCGGATGTAGCAGATGAGATGAGTAACTGGTCAGAAATTCAAAATGTTGAGTTCTTTATTTTACCTGACGATTACGATGAATTCAGTCGTCGTCCCTTCAGCTTTTCAGATGGGTTTGTCAATCATGATAATATGGAGGAGTTTACAATTCCGTATGAGGGACAGGAGATTGAGCTTACTTCTGAAAACTGGCATCTTTACAAAGATGTGATGGAGCGTTACGAGCGAAATGATATCCAGAAAAACGGAGACCAATTTGTCATCAACGGAGAGGAAACCAATCGGTATACCATCAAAAAAGATTACTATTTCATGATGGGCGACAATCGGGATGACAGTGAGGATAGTCGTTACTGGGGTTTTGTCCCGGAAGATCATGTGATCGGAAAAGCCGGAATGATCTACTTCTCGTGGGACGGTGAACGATGGTTGCCAAGATTCAGCCGCCTGTTCAATTTGATTCACTAATTATTAGGTATTAAGTATCGGGTATTGAGTAGTAGGTACTTGAGTTTCAGGGATAAAATCAAAAACTTACCTGAGACCTGAGACCTGAGACCTGAGACCTGAGACCTGAGACCTGAGACCTGAGACCTGAGACCTGAGACCTGAGACCTGAGACCTGAGACCTGCTACGCCTTAGCAAGGCTCTTTCCTTTCTCTTGTCCTTCGCGAATTGCCAGCTGACCGCATCCGGCGTCAATATCATCACCACGGCTTCTTCGAACGGTTGCTGTTACCCCTTGATCCGTTAATGTTTTCATGAACTTATTCAGCCGTTCTTCCCTGGCTCGCTTTAAAGCTACTCCTGCCACATTGTTATACATGATGATATTTACCTTAGAAGGCACCCATCGTGCAATTTTCACCAGGTTGTGAGCGTCTTGCGGGGAATCATTAAACTCATCAAATAATAGGTACTCGTAAGTAAGAGGCTGTTCAGTTTTCATGAAGTGATATTTTACAGCTTCTTCGAGTTTTTCCAGATTTAATGACTCATTGATCGGCATAATCTCATCCCGCTTTTTGTCGTCGGCGGCATGAAGAGAAATGGCTAGATTTGTTCCGATTTCTTCATCGGCAAGCTGTTTGATCTGCTTGGTAAGCCCAACGGTAGAAATAGTGATTCTACGCGGAGAGAGATCGATTCCGAGCGGATCAGAGATGATTCGTGCAGATTCAACAACGGCTTTGTAGTTATGAAGCGGTTCGCCCATCCCCATGTAAACAATGTTGGTGATCTTTTTATCAAAGCGCTCTTCCGTTAACTCATTGATAATCTGAACCTGATCTACGATCTCTCCGTGTGTTAAACTCCGGAAGTATCCCATTTTACCTGTTGCGCAAAATGAACACCCAAACATACACCCCACCTGAGATGACACACAAACCGTTAAGCGGTTGGCCGCTCCATCCGGATAAAAGTCGGGGATCATCACGGCCTCTACTTTGTAGGCATTTGGATCGTCGAGCTCAAAGAGGAATTTGATGGTTCCATCACTTGATTCCTGTTTACTGTGAACTTTAATTTTTTTTACTTCGGCGATCTCATCCAGTTTTGCCCTGAGATCTTTGGACAGATTGGTCATCTCATCAAAGGAAGAAACACCCTTTTGGTAGAGCCACTGAAAAACCTGATCGGATCGGTATCCGGCCAGGCCAAGCTCTTCCAGAAACGTAGAGAGTTCTGCTTTTGTGAGAGATTTAAGATCTGTCTTTAACTGAGTATCGGTCTTCACTTTTGTCATAGCCTTAAAGGTACGAACAAAGTGATGGAAATGACACCCTGAGGGATTAGAATCGTGGATTTACAATATTATTGTAGATGGACCCAAAGGTGTAGGAGAGTCCAAAAGAGATACTGTAATCGAAAGAAGTTGGCCGCTGGCCGCCACTGATAATGTTGGTCGGATCATCCGGGTCTATGGCCCCTTCAAGAGAAAGCTGGTCGTTTATGACACGATATCGGCCGGAAAGGCTTACAGAAAGTCCTCGCATAATTCTGATATTGAATGAAGGATTGACTTCAAACCGGTTGATGGCAGTGTCGTGAAAGTAGTTCATGCCCGAGACCCGGATATCAATGCGGCCCCAACGTTGGTCATAGCGCAACCTGGTAGAGAGCTCATGAGACATGATTAACTCAGAATCTTTTCCAAAAACGGTTGTGTTGTAGTATCGACGATAACTGGGTGTTAACTGATATTGAACAATAAACCGCCGTTCCTGAAATTCATTATAGGGAAAAAAGTTGTATTCAAAAGCCGGAGCTACATAGGCATGCAAGGCAATATTGTTCGTTCTGTTAAATTGAGCACTGGTAAAAAGAGCAATCGTTGAGTGATCACTGAGGCTGTATCCAGCCATTTGCCAGTAATTTCCCCAATCACGATTAATATTCAGGGTTCCGCTTGAAACATCCAGCGTTCTTCTTCGGATTTCACCTCGAGCCCGAGCTCTAATTTTCCAGGTATGCGTGGTTCGTTCTGCTTCAAGGCCTGTGTAAAATCCAAAATTCGTTTCAGAAGATTGTCCGTTCAGGTTGGAGCGAACATTCACATCAAAAACCCAGCTGTTCCAGGGATCTTCGATCTCCTCGTCATCATCACTTACGTCCGTTTCCGGAGCTTCATAGAAAATATCCATAGAGCGTACTGCAACGGTGTTGGTGACATAAGGCATCAACCCAATTTTTATATACCGGTTGAGACCTATCCTTCGTTCGTCATTCGAATCGGTGCTGGATGAAACATAGCGAAGTGTATCCATTCGTCCCTCTTCGGGACCAATTTCTGAAAAGATAAGTGTATATTCCCGTCCGCCTCCACCCGTAGGCAGATCGTTAATCAAAAGATAAATAGAAGCGTCATCCTGATCACGAACATAATTCACAAACGTGATGTTTGATCGTATATAGGAGATATCACACGATCCACAATCCAGATAGACGTTGGGGATTGGAGCCAATCGGTCCGAACTTTGAGCCGAAAGGGAAGTCGTGAGCAATATCAATAAGCAGACGGCAGCAAATAAGTAGCGGAACACAGAATTAGATTAAAATATTAGGCTTTCATTGAAGCACTCAAAAGTAATCATTTAAAGGGATGAATTTCCAATTAATTCAGAATTGATTTGCAAAAAGAGGTTATAGATTTAGCTGTATTTTCCTTTTTTTAAATAGATTAAAACAATCAATAACAAAAAAGACTCCATTTGAAGTTTTTAGGATCTCAACTCTCTTACTTTTTTGCCAACAGGCGTACGAAGACAAACGTAAAGAAACTACTGAAGTTTGTGGGTGTTCTATTCCTGATGTATGTAGCATACTCCATAACATTCCATTATGTGGCGATGTATGAGGGGCAGGATCATACGTGGTTAACCGGTTTCTATTGGGTGATTGTGACTATGTCTACTCTCGGCTTTGGTGATATTGTATTTACCACAGATGTGGGGCGGGCCTTTTCTATGTTGGTGCTATTTTCCGGAGTACTTTTTTTGCTGGTGATGCTCCCTTTCACATTTATTGAGTTTTTCTATGCACCCTGGATGAAAGCTCAAAATCAGGCCCGTGCACCAAAAAGGTTGGAGGAGGAGACATTCGGCCATGTTGTGATTACGAATTTAAATGCTGTAACGGAAGCACTCATTGCGAAGTTGAAATCTTATAAAATAGATTATGTGCTACTGGAACCCGACCTCCAAAAAGCTCTGGATTTGTCAGATTTGGATTATAAAGTGGTGAATCTGGATCCAACAGATTACGATACCTATAACCGTCTTTTTATTAAGAATGCCTCGATGTTGGTTGCCGCAGATTCTGACACCATTAATACCAACGTCACTTTCACAGCGAGGGAGTTCAGCGATAACATCAATATTGTGGCAACTGCCAATTCCGAAGACTCTGTTGATGTACTTAAACTGGCAGGTGCTAACAATGTGCTTCAGATGGGCGATATTTTGGGAAGAGCTCTCGCGCGAAGAACATTGGGAGGCAATGCAAGAGTGCATGTAATTGGGCATATCGACAACCTTGTGATTGGCGAAGTTACCGTAAAGGAGACCCCGCTGATCGGCAAAACGCTAAAAGAAAGTAAGTTGCGCGAAAGCCTGGGAGTAAATGTTGTAGGGATTTGGGAAAGAGGGAAATTTATTCATCCCGAGCCGGATACGATGATTAAAAGTAAAAGTGTTTTGGTATTGGCGGGTACTGTGGAGCACCTCAGAAAGTATGACGAAGTAATGAGTATTTATAACGTTTCGGACGCTCCGGTTGTAATTATTGGTGCGGGCAGAGTTGGCCGAGCCGCAGCCAGAAGTATGGACGACCGTCAGATTGACTACAGAATCATTGATAAGAATCCGGATCGAATACAAACACACGACAACGGTAAATATATTCTGGGAGACGCCGCCGATTTGAGTGTGTTGAAAAAAGCAGGACTTGAAAATGCCCACTCGGTATTGATTACGACTCACGATGATGATGTAAATATCTACCTGACGATTTATTGCCGGCAGCTGAAACCCGACTTGGAAATCATCAGTAGAGCCACGTACGAAAGGAATGTGAATACCATGCATCGTGCGGGAGCAGATTTTGTGATGTCGTATGCCTCGATGGGAGCCGGGTCAATCTTTAATATACTCGAAGATAAGGATGTGATTATGCTGGCTGAAGGGTTGAATATTTTCAATTATCAAGTGGATAGTAAGCTCTCCGG containing:
- the lepB gene encoding signal peptidase I, with amino-acid sequence MDAKAKHWAREWLDAFLWAAIAAIILRTFFFGAYRIPTPSMEKTLLTGDFLIVTKLAYGPRTPMTLSIPFTDIYLPGVNLPWTRIPGYSEIDRNDIVVFNYPVDIGPVSTKTNYIKRAVGVPGDRLKIEEKLLYVNGEPAESYDTLMYNYRVQTRERIRLSPAKVREAGGDILQSNNGTSIINMTPDVADEMSNWSEIQNVEFFILPDDYDEFSRRPFSFSDGFVNHDNMEEFTIPYEGQEIELTSENWHLYKDVMERYERNDIQKNGDQFVINGEETNRYTIKKDYYFMMGDNRDDSEDSRYWGFVPEDHVIGKAGMIYFSWDGERWLPRFSRLFNLIH
- the lepA gene encoding translation elongation factor 4, with translation MNNIRNFCIIAHIDHGKSTLADRLLERTGTISEREMQEQVLDDMDLERERGITIKSHAIRMDYIRPNDEVYTFNLIDTPGHVDFAYEVSRALKACEGALLVVDAAQGIEAQTISNLYQAIDQNLEIVPVLNKIDLPGADPEGVGQQIVDLIGCDPDEIIKVSGKTGEGVDGLLEAIVERIPGPTREEDKPLKALIFDSIFNTYRGSIAYVRVMEGTLKKGDPILFMATGKEYDAEEIGYLKLKKEPVKELKAGDVGYVIGSVKSLQDAKVGDTITHQKKRAEKAIPGYKEVKPMVFSGIFPTSSEDFEDLRAALEKLQLNDASLTYQPETSKALGFGFRAGFLGLLHMEIVQERLDREFNIDIITTVPNVQYEVDTEEGNRIEVDNPSDMPAAGDIEKVWEPYIKASIITPAEFIGPIMKLCQERRGVYVNQHFMQNNRVEITYELPMAEVVFDFYDKLKSGTRGYASLDYEFIEYRKGDLVRLDILLNGEPVDALSSITHRDKAYYQGRKVCAKLKELIPRQQFEVAVQAAIGSRVIARDTIRALRKDVTAKCYGGDISRKRKLIEKQKEGKKRMKQVGSVDIPQEAFLAVLSMDDED
- a CDS encoding DUF4382 domain-containing protein; its protein translation is MKVLLTDAPGDYEEVWIDVQEVRVHKQSDAEEEDNGWRTINDQPVRLNLLELTNGNYEILGEAELEPGSYNQMRLILGDQNELVINGETHHLSTPSAQQSGLKLQLDAEIEGGSSYTLLLDFDASRSIVKAGNSGRFNLKPVIKAVNLAQTGAIGGAIEPAEALPWVYAISDDDTLGGTQASDEGDFLIIGLQSGSYQISVKPSSEDFNSTVISNIEVSAPDTTVIDTVSLEAAGGE
- the hisG gene encoding ATP phosphoribosyltransferase, whose product is MRTLDSSTSLRIAVQKSGRLTDKTLNLLEGIGLKFDDYKRSLLVKCRNFDVELLLIRDDDIPEYVEDGVCDLGFVGANTVAEDEADVTILRGLDYGVCRLSIAAPKAGDIQSAADLNGKRIATSYPVLTRKFLESKGLSADIVTLSGSVEIAPRLEIADVITDLVSTGGTLKANGLQELETIFDSETQLVKTNKPLSEGKQALIEKFLQRIEGYQKAEKSRYIMMNAPESAVDEIKDIIPSLKSPTVMPLADNGMVAIHTVITITTFWDLMENLKDAGATGIVVLPIESMIA
- a CDS encoding thiamine-binding protein, which encodes MKTIAQLTYIPLYSEHPKEQVQDLLEFVAQHDVEVDVNYLSTSIKGDTDIVFEVIREVYDSMTLEGQKFRFHVELLSPTAE
- a CDS encoding potassium channel family protein, with the translated sequence MKFLGSQLSYFFANRRTKTNVKKLLKFVGVLFLMYVAYSITFHYVAMYEGQDHTWLTGFYWVIVTMSTLGFGDIVFTTDVGRAFSMLVLFSGVLFLLVMLPFTFIEFFYAPWMKAQNQARAPKRLEEETFGHVVITNLNAVTEALIAKLKSYKIDYVLLEPDLQKALDLSDLDYKVVNLDPTDYDTYNRLFIKNASMLVAADSDTINTNVTFTAREFSDNINIVATANSEDSVDVLKLAGANNVLQMGDILGRALARRTLGGNARVHVIGHIDNLVIGEVTVKETPLIGKTLKESKLRESLGVNVVGIWERGKFIHPEPDTMIKSKSVLVLAGTVEHLRKYDEVMSIYNVSDAPVVIIGAGRVGRAAARSMDDRQIDYRIIDKNPDRIQTHDNGKYILGDAADLSVLKKAGLENAHSVLITTHDDDVNIYLTIYCRQLKPDLEIISRATYERNVNTMHRAGADFVMSYASMGAGSIFNILEDKDVIMLAEGLNIFNYQVDSKLSGISLLESNIRQKTGCTVIAVNCKNEEMLVNPPPERVLEKDDEIVLIGSSEGEKRFTNNFLD
- the rlmN gene encoding 23S rRNA (adenine(2503)-C(2))-methyltransferase RlmN, with amino-acid sequence MTKVKTDTQLKTDLKSLTKAELSTFLEELGLAGYRSDQVFQWLYQKGVSSFDEMTNLSKDLRAKLDEIAEVKKIKVHSKQESSDGTIKFLFELDDPNAYKVEAVMIPDFYPDGAANRLTVCVSSQVGCMFGCSFCATGKMGYFRSLTHGEIVDQVQIINELTEERFDKKITNIVYMGMGEPLHNYKAVVESARIISDPLGIDLSPRRITISTVGLTKQIKQLADEEIGTNLAISLHAADDKKRDEIMPINESLNLEKLEEAVKYHFMKTEQPLTYEYLLFDEFNDSPQDAHNLVKIARWVPSKVNIIMYNNVAGVALKRAREERLNKFMKTLTDQGVTATVRRSRGDDIDAGCGQLAIREGQEKGKSLAKA